A part of Brassica rapa cultivar Chiifu-401-42 chromosome A05, CAAS_Brap_v3.01, whole genome shotgun sequence genomic DNA contains:
- the LOC103867723 gene encoding uncharacterized protein LOC103867723 yields the protein MQSEDKHQEQDQNHPYQQPDPTRVIWKALQRMKLGADRSRWSVHDEAQKEFEKDHRLCLVAKGLNMEHQNSPGIKVALPKTWQLVGKVEGQINDDGTVNFYFDTEHHLLMVLEKQPYTYRGWLVALDRWTNRDSPTFLKQIPFKIRVEKLPDVYRRHSIVESICSKLGHVEEVTIVEPSIFREAEVTVKVHFDVDDQITLTREVEIIKGKPPVELDFRYEGLQKFCLLCGSLRHEYEICSEFSKMQPRQFELMDIGTNPYASVQVRDAAIREYITIKEIGEPSGTATATLMQTEPTPALSAPRQMAQSRGQGIVINPNEAASTQAHPQVVPATFVPDQRSKRKTPDDKEEQASTSAKRIETEQPNYGSVVILKPQGEP from the coding sequence ATGCAATCGGAGGATAAACACCAAGAGCAGGATCAGAATCATCCCTATCAGCAACCAGATCCGACGAGGGTGATATGGAAGGCGTTACAAAGGATGAAGCTCGGAGCTGATAGATCGAGATGGTCTGTTCATGATGAAGCCCAGAAAGAATTCGAAAAAGATCATCGACTCTGCCTTGTAGCCAAAGGCCTTAATATGGAGCATCAAAACTCGCCTGGAATCAAGGTAGCTCTACCTAAGACTTGGCAACTTGTTGGTAAAGTAGAGGGTCAGATTAACGATGATGGAACTGTCAACTTTTACTTCGATACCGAACACCATCTACTTATGGTCCTGGAGAAACAGCCCTATACGTATCGAGGATGGCTGGTGGCGTTGGATAGGTGGACCAACAGAGACAGTCCGACCTTCTTAAAACAGATACCCTTCAAAATCCGAGTTGAAAAGCTTCCTGATGTCTACAGGAGACATAGTATTGTCGAAAGTATCTGCTCAAAGTTGGGACATGTCGAAGAGGTCACAATTGTCGAGCCTTCTATCTTCAGAGAAGCTGAAGTTACTGTCAAGGTGCATTTTGATGTTGATGATCAGATTACCCTAACGCGAGAAGTTGAAATTATTAAGGGTAAACCTCCGGTGGAGCTTGATTTTCGTTATGAAGGCCTGCAGAAGTTCTGTCTTCTCTGTGGGAGTCTCAGACATGAATATGAGATATGTAGTGAATTCTCTAAGATGCAACCACGCCAATTTGAACTGATGGATATTGGAACTAACCCATATGCCTCAGTTCAGGTGAGAGATGCGGCCATCAGAGAGTACATCACTATAAAGGAGATTGGAGAACCCTCTGGTACTGCTACTGCTACTCTTATGCAAACAGAGCCGACTCCTGCACTTTCAGCTCCTAGACAGATGGCACAATCAAGGGGCCAAGGAATAGTCATAAACCCAAATGAAGCCGCTTCAACTCAAGCTCATCCGCAAGTCGTCCCAGCTACCTTTGTTCCAGACCAACGATCGAAGAGGAAGACACCAGATGATAAAGAAGAACAAGCTTCAACATCAGCAAAGCGTATTGAAACAGAACAACCCAACTATGGTTCGGTGGTTATCCTTAAACCACAAGGAGAACCATGA